The Fibrobacter sp. UWEL genome includes a region encoding these proteins:
- a CDS encoding TldD/PmbA family protein, whose product MNIVDAVSYMCDLAKGQAEQFDVIASTSHSEGLSVFQGKVQNTEISDSVGLGVRVIKDGHPGYAHTERLTKDAIAQTLKDALCHTQWTETIDITLPNAVEVPNTYPNYNPALESLTLQQMKDFCIELEKLTFAKSKDIENIPYLGADMNSASSVIANNTGLMYKGKSNYAAVGAGAVASRDGIKKLGNYVKSGRDWNEFSMDEVASKAAEYATELFGAKKIEGGKIPVVFDQRISARILGMYTSPFIAEAMQKGQSRLAGKEGEKIAGEKFSIINDPMGDMFQHKIRFDSEGCVAKRVDVVKNGVFTSALYNLETAAKAGCETTGNGSRDFGSKMGTCFNNLLVPPGTMSTAELLKLFPKCLLVVRLEGGSGCNAVSGELSMGAHGFWCENGVIQHPVDGVTLSGNIFDIFQNIVEVGNEYKDAFSSYQVPALAVSELSVSV is encoded by the coding sequence ATGAATATTGTTGATGCTGTCTCCTACATGTGTGATTTGGCCAAGGGTCAGGCTGAACAGTTTGATGTAATCGCTAGCACCTCTCATTCTGAAGGCTTGTCCGTCTTTCAGGGCAAGGTTCAGAATACTGAAATTTCTGATTCCGTAGGTCTTGGCGTCCGTGTGATTAAGGATGGTCATCCGGGTTATGCCCATACGGAACGTTTGACGAAGGATGCCATTGCCCAGACCTTGAAGGATGCTCTTTGCCACACCCAGTGGACCGAGACCATCGACATTACTTTGCCCAACGCAGTGGAAGTTCCGAATACTTATCCTAACTACAATCCGGCCTTGGAATCCTTGACTCTCCAGCAGATGAAGGATTTCTGTATTGAACTGGAAAAGCTGACCTTTGCAAAGTCCAAGGACATCGAAAACATTCCTTACCTGGGCGCAGACATGAATTCCGCTTCTTCCGTCATTGCCAATAATACGGGCCTGATGTACAAGGGTAAGTCCAATTACGCCGCCGTAGGCGCTGGCGCTGTTGCATCTCGTGATGGAATCAAGAAGCTGGGCAATTACGTGAAGTCCGGTCGTGACTGGAATGAATTCTCCATGGATGAGGTTGCTTCCAAGGCTGCAGAATATGCAACGGAATTGTTTGGTGCCAAGAAGATTGAAGGCGGCAAGATTCCCGTAGTGTTTGATCAGCGTATTTCCGCTCGAATTCTTGGAATGTATACTTCGCCCTTTATCGCAGAAGCCATGCAGAAGGGACAGTCCCGCTTGGCAGGGAAGGAAGGCGAAAAGATCGCCGGCGAAAAGTTCTCCATCATTAACGACCCTATGGGCGATATGTTCCAGCATAAGATTCGCTTTGACTCCGAAGGCTGTGTCGCCAAGCGTGTGGACGTGGTAAAGAATGGAGTGTTCACTAGCGCGCTGTACAATCTGGAAACCGCCGCGAAGGCTGGCTGTGAAACTACGGGTAACGGTTCCCGTGATTTCGGCAGCAAGATGGGGACCTGCTTCAATAACTTGTTGGTACCTCCTGGAACCATGTCTACCGCAGAACTCTTGAAGTTGTTCCCCAAGTGCTTGCTGGTGGTCCGTCTGGAAGGTGGCTCCGGCTGTAACGCTGTAAGCGGTGAACTGTCCATGGGCGCTCACGGTTTCTGGTGCGAGAACGGTGTCATTCAGCATCCGGTGGATGGCGTCACCTTGAGTGGAAACATCTTTGACATCTTCCAGAATATTGTGGAAGTGGGTAATGAATATAAGGATGCCTTCAGCTCCTATCAGGTGCCTGCTCTCGCGGTAAGCGAATTAAGCGTCAGCGTATAA
- a CDS encoding penicillin-binding transpeptidase domain-containing protein produces MSLKPYIEPKKQISHAARMRNRAIAIFVFVLLCVGIGSCLSKGKESNEMDETVKAQEQAMAEEEREDTSSVSTVANAEDATQNISQAAQQDATAPVPAEQEKPVTIDYTHIKSQKNPFLAEKIDNMLRSFKPQHAMILVVDAKSNEIIAWGEQKDGQVQNKPDYLIRNTFPAASLAKTVTIAAAMESNRYSLNTPIPLIGRAHHLYKNQLRVPENYKGPTAELQDAYAHSYNPPLGIIGLNVGASRLKAAAKNLGYNMTYPGSIPNKSNYAPPDTGYGLAEVACGFTDATTLSPLQAAAQVRAILMKKPLEIPWATNLDGFAPKSRLALDVGKFSENTYYGLRQAMIRSITHGTARKNISTRHMARKNYNALTIGGKTGSLDGKDPYGRYDWFMGFAQSKDDPNKAIILVVMQVYDPQGIRPQPTTQVSAMVINYWAHQALWGNEKK; encoded by the coding sequence ATGTCCCTCAAGCCCTATATCGAACCCAAAAAGCAGATTTCCCATGCGGCCCGCATGCGTAACCGCGCCATTGCCATCTTTGTATTTGTACTCCTTTGCGTAGGTATCGGTTCCTGCCTTTCCAAGGGCAAGGAATCAAACGAAATGGATGAGACCGTCAAGGCTCAAGAGCAAGCGATGGCCGAGGAAGAAAGAGAAGACACCTCCTCGGTTTCAACAGTTGCAAATGCTGAAGACGCCACCCAAAACATTTCCCAGGCAGCACAACAGGACGCCACGGCACCTGTCCCCGCAGAACAGGAAAAGCCAGTAACTATTGACTACACTCACATCAAGAGTCAGAAGAATCCCTTCCTGGCAGAAAAAATCGACAATATGCTCAGGTCCTTCAAGCCCCAGCATGCCATGATCCTGGTGGTGGACGCCAAGAGTAACGAAATCATCGCCTGGGGCGAGCAGAAAGATGGCCAGGTCCAGAATAAGCCGGACTATCTCATCCGCAACACCTTCCCTGCCGCCTCCCTCGCAAAGACTGTGACCATCGCAGCGGCCATGGAAAGTAACCGTTATTCTCTAAACACCCCCATCCCGCTGATTGGTCGTGCCCATCACTTGTACAAGAACCAGCTTCGCGTTCCGGAAAATTACAAGGGTCCCACCGCAGAACTTCAGGATGCCTATGCCCATTCCTACAATCCCCCTCTGGGTATTATCGGTCTGAATGTGGGCGCAAGTCGACTGAAGGCAGCCGCCAAGAACCTGGGTTACAACATGACCTATCCGGGAAGTATTCCCAACAAGTCCAACTACGCACCTCCCGATACAGGCTATGGCCTGGCGGAAGTGGCATGCGGTTTTACAGACGCCACCACATTGTCTCCCCTGCAGGCAGCCGCACAGGTCCGCGCCATCCTCATGAAGAAGCCGCTGGAAATTCCTTGGGCTACCAACCTGGATGGATTCGCCCCCAAGAGCCGTCTGGCACTGGACGTAGGCAAGTTTAGCGAGAACACTTATTACGGTCTTCGTCAGGCCATGATCCGTTCCATCACGCACGGAACCGCCCGCAAGAATATTTCCACCAGGCATATGGCCCGCAAGAACTATAACGCCCTGACCATCGGCGGCAAGACCGGATCTCTGGACGGCAAGGATCCCTACGGACGTTACGACTGGTTCATGGGATTCGCCCAGTCCAAGGATGACCCCAACAAGGCAATCATCCTGGTGGTCATGCAAGTTTACGATCCTCAGGGAATCCGTCCCCAGCCCACCACTCAGGTTTCCGCAATGGTGATCAATTACTGGGCGCACCAGGCCCTCTGGGGAAATGAAAAAAAGTAA
- the lgt gene encoding prolipoprotein diacylglyceryl transferase, whose amino-acid sequence MELSWWNLIPTYMDGTAFALGSFEVKWYGVMYIFAFATAYAAYTYVNKKEKIGFTKDQIDSLFTWIIAGIIIGARLGYVFFYKPGYYLANPSEIILPVTHDAMGFHFTGIAGMSYHGGLILGIIFIIIGLKKNKMDVWKGLNVGFMVAPLAYTWGRFGNFINGELFGEVTTSPIGMYFPLAHDSFVENPILHHPSQLYEMTFEGIVLFVILYNLRKVQFLKDKMPCLYLMGYGLFRFFIEFFRKSDAHLGRNDLFGMSRGQTLCSLMILAGIIWMIILVYREKQKKASKPEN is encoded by the coding sequence ATGGAATTATCTTGGTGGAACTTGATTCCCACATATATGGACGGCACCGCCTTTGCCTTGGGTAGTTTCGAGGTGAAATGGTATGGCGTCATGTACATTTTCGCCTTCGCCACCGCCTACGCCGCCTATACCTACGTGAACAAGAAGGAAAAGATTGGCTTTACCAAGGATCAGATCGACAGCCTCTTCACCTGGATTATTGCAGGCATCATCATCGGCGCACGCCTGGGTTACGTATTCTTCTATAAGCCGGGCTACTACCTGGCCAATCCCTCCGAAATCATCCTGCCGGTCACCCACGACGCCATGGGTTTCCACTTCACGGGCATCGCCGGAATGAGCTACCACGGCGGTTTGATTCTTGGAATCATCTTCATCATCATCGGCCTGAAGAAGAACAAGATGGACGTGTGGAAAGGCTTGAACGTGGGCTTCATGGTAGCCCCGCTGGCCTACACCTGGGGTCGTTTCGGCAATTTTATTAACGGAGAACTTTTCGGTGAAGTAACCACCAGCCCCATTGGCATGTACTTCCCCCTTGCCCACGACAGCTTTGTGGAAAACCCCATCCTCCACCACCCCAGCCAACTTTACGAAATGACCTTCGAGGGGATTGTTCTGTTCGTGATTTTGTATAACCTCCGCAAGGTACAGTTCCTGAAGGATAAGATGCCCTGCCTGTATCTCATGGGCTATGGTCTGTTCCGCTTCTTCATCGAATTCTTCCGCAAGTCCGACGCCCACCTGGGACGTAACGACCTGTTTGGCATGAGCCGCGGTCAAACCCTCTGCAGCTTGATGATTCTCGCCGGCATCATCTGGATGATCATTCTAGTCTATCGCGAGAAACAGAAAAAAGCATCAAAGCCAGAAAACTAG
- the orn gene encoding oligoribonuclease, with amino-acid sequence MVRWKSSPNLVWIDLEMSGLNPDKDVILEVATIVTDPNLKVITEGPVLAVHQPENVFEGMDDWNKRHHTQSGLVDRCRKSKLTVADCEKMVLDLIKPYTEKGGNLLCGNSITQDRRFIYKYMPKLSEWLNYRNIDVSSIKELTFRWYPNLPEFQKMERHQALDDIRESIAELEYYRKTIFKERI; translated from the coding sequence ATGGTAAGATGGAAAAGTTCCCCCAATCTCGTCTGGATAGACCTTGAAATGTCAGGTCTCAACCCCGACAAGGATGTAATCCTTGAAGTGGCCACCATCGTGACCGACCCAAATCTCAAGGTGATTACCGAGGGACCGGTTCTTGCCGTACATCAGCCCGAAAATGTTTTTGAAGGCATGGACGACTGGAACAAGCGACATCACACCCAAAGTGGTCTGGTGGATCGCTGCCGCAAGTCGAAACTGACCGTCGCTGACTGCGAGAAGATGGTTCTGGACCTGATCAAGCCTTACACAGAAAAAGGCGGCAACCTGCTTTGCGGGAACTCCATTACCCAGGACAGACGCTTTATCTATAAGTACATGCCCAAACTTTCCGAATGGCTGAACTATCGAAATATCGACGTAAGCTCCATCAAGGAACTGACTTTCCGCTGGTATCCGAACCTGCCCGAATTCCAGAAAATGGAACGCCACCAGGCACTGGATGATATCCGCGAAAGCATTGCAGAACTGGAATACTACCGCAAGACAATCTTCAAAGAACGTATTTAA
- a CDS encoding helix-turn-helix domain-containing protein — protein MARHGTPTPGQAILEGIEWLKMDKAEFGRRLGVTPEVLEALIAGTQTITPELASALESVTGSPAAYWRMLDRKSRQASAAAPSENA, from the coding sequence ATGGCAAGACATGGAACTCCCACTCCGGGGCAGGCAATTTTGGAAGGTATCGAATGGCTCAAGATGGACAAGGCTGAATTTGGCCGCCGTCTTGGTGTAACGCCCGAGGTGCTGGAAGCTCTTATTGCTGGTACTCAGACTATTACGCCAGAGCTCGCTTCTGCATTGGAATCTGTAACGGGTAGCCCCGCTGCATACTGGAGAATGCTGGATCGCAAGTCCCGTCAGGCTTCTGCCGCAGCCCCCTCTGAAAACGCTTAA
- a CDS encoding MFS transporter yields MWKVKGAVRYFLSILATTFVQMAVFIYAQKILSGSFADAASGQTWQNFMLQIFFIAPYVVMVFFAGFFTNKFSKNKVLAWSSLMMTAFIIAQSVLVTCGVPRVAFWLSIGLSCGFAIHSAAKYGIVKEMFGVRNLSYANAFLQIFSLIGLILASWFVIVGVNLIDVAQLKNYEAVHRITSHSVVIPWIVTGVSVLGTVASFLVPKVKYENKNVNMSKVKKHLSLGWRVPTLRASIIALSMFWALAQVFVLMFQDVSGSHTINMMSTFMPFAVAGLMVGAIFAASRSKDFIETGFIPMGMVGVSVCMFFVPFLVHPAALIVLYSLIGFFGGIFLVPVNALLQYNTRPNNSGSVLAFANLIQAVVLILFLFLYSFMVHYTEIRPQLYFLGLGIISAVVFFWTISNLPQATVRTLLRLVFNRYRIRVQGVQNIPNEGPVLLVGNHHSFIDWAMIQMASPRPLCIASNKDHFERWYLRAILKRLGMIRIDNRHPATAMEKIHEALLAGKAVVIFPTGEVSKSPHVEPFNIDYSKAIEGTEASIIPFYIQGLWGSNFSYSGSDMYGASSDRAVTVAFGESIPATTPPNEVRAIVRKVSIDAWKYAVDYTRPIADSWIRTCKRYVKNGPAIYSPDGGHLSGFKLMGAVMAFRGLLKKKLGKKEQNIGIMLPPSPAGVIVNLALWVMGKTNVNLNYTSSVDNVKFCCDKADVQTVITSRQFVEKLKGRGNDYSQVASDKVRLFYAEDLMKEIPKAKIAFFLVLCIIMPSWLIRMVFCKRTSMNSNAVIVFSSGSEGTPKGVELTQRNLMGNIQQLACILNVSRGDVMLSELPLFHSFGLTVTTLLNLTEGCPIVAVADPTDVKTMARVCCEFHVSLMVATPTFLRAFTVSRYVHPLVFKSVRLIIAGAEAMRPELSTAFRLKFGKEVLEGYGCTETAPVASTNTENTLMNDYTTLQVNNKPGTVGPALPGTQFLIVDPDTNEPLPTGEAGMILIGGCQVMKGYLKDPDRTNSAIIVKDGTRYYRTGDKGFLDEDGFLTIVDRYSRFAKLGGEMVSLGAVEKKIQDTKVLEGYDYLITTVPDAAKGEKIVLLYQGDKEPKQLLSELRSGDFPPIMLPSAAFPVEKVPKLGTGKADFTTAKKVARELMGIK; encoded by the coding sequence ATGTGGAAAGTTAAAGGTGCTGTTCGCTACTTTTTGTCCATCCTTGCAACGACCTTTGTGCAGATGGCTGTGTTTATTTACGCCCAGAAGATTCTTTCCGGCTCTTTTGCCGACGCCGCCAGCGGTCAGACCTGGCAGAACTTCATGCTGCAGATTTTCTTCATCGCCCCTTATGTGGTGATGGTCTTCTTCGCAGGTTTCTTCACCAATAAGTTCTCCAAGAATAAGGTGCTGGCCTGGTCTTCACTGATGATGACCGCCTTTATTATCGCCCAGTCGGTGCTTGTGACCTGCGGCGTTCCCCGTGTGGCCTTCTGGCTTTCTATCGGATTGAGCTGTGGCTTTGCCATTCATAGTGCTGCCAAGTACGGTATCGTGAAGGAAATGTTTGGTGTTCGTAACTTGAGCTACGCCAACGCCTTCCTGCAGATCTTTAGCCTGATTGGTTTGATTCTTGCTTCCTGGTTCGTGATTGTGGGTGTGAACTTGATTGATGTGGCCCAGCTGAAGAACTATGAAGCGGTCCACCGCATTACCTCTCATTCTGTAGTGATTCCCTGGATTGTGACAGGCGTTAGTGTTTTGGGTACGGTGGCAAGCTTCCTAGTTCCCAAGGTCAAGTATGAAAACAAGAACGTGAATATGTCCAAGGTGAAGAAGCACCTGAGCCTGGGCTGGCGCGTTCCCACCCTTCGTGCATCCATTATCGCTCTGTCCATGTTCTGGGCCTTGGCTCAGGTGTTCGTCTTGATGTTCCAGGATGTTTCTGGCTCTCATACCATCAATATGATGAGCACCTTTATGCCTTTTGCTGTTGCAGGCCTCATGGTGGGCGCTATCTTTGCCGCTTCCCGCTCCAAGGACTTTATTGAAACGGGCTTTATCCCTATGGGCATGGTGGGCGTGTCCGTGTGCATGTTCTTCGTGCCGTTTTTGGTCCATCCGGCCGCTCTTATTGTACTTTATTCTTTGATTGGCTTCTTCGGCGGTATTTTCCTGGTGCCGGTGAATGCCTTGCTCCAGTACAATACCCGTCCCAATAATTCCGGTTCCGTACTTGCTTTTGCCAACTTGATTCAGGCTGTGGTCCTGATCTTGTTCCTGTTCCTCTACTCCTTCATGGTCCACTATACGGAAATCCGTCCCCAGCTTTATTTCCTGGGTCTGGGTATTATTTCTGCGGTTGTGTTCTTCTGGACCATCTCCAACTTGCCTCAGGCAACGGTCCGTACTCTGCTGCGTCTGGTGTTTAACCGTTATCGCATTCGTGTTCAGGGCGTTCAGAACATTCCTAACGAAGGTCCGGTGCTGTTGGTGGGTAACCATCATAGCTTTATTGACTGGGCCATGATCCAGATGGCATCTCCTCGTCCCTTGTGCATTGCTAGCAATAAGGACCATTTCGAACGTTGGTACCTCCGCGCAATCCTGAAGCGCTTGGGTATGATCCGTATTGACAATCGCCATCCCGCAACCGCCATGGAAAAGATCCATGAGGCTCTTCTTGCGGGTAAGGCTGTGGTGATTTTCCCCACTGGTGAAGTTTCCAAGTCTCCTCATGTGGAACCGTTTAACATTGATTATTCCAAGGCTATTGAAGGTACGGAAGCCTCCATCATCCCGTTCTACATCCAGGGCCTTTGGGGTTCCAACTTCAGCTATAGTGGCTCCGATATGTATGGCGCCTCCTCTGACCGCGCCGTTACCGTAGCCTTCGGTGAATCTATTCCTGCCACCACACCTCCTAACGAGGTTCGTGCTATTGTTCGTAAGGTTTCTATCGACGCCTGGAAGTATGCGGTGGACTATACCCGCCCGATTGCCGACTCCTGGATTCGTACCTGCAAGCGCTATGTGAAGAATGGCCCTGCCATCTATAGCCCCGATGGAGGTCACCTTTCTGGCTTTAAGCTGATGGGTGCCGTGATGGCTTTCCGCGGTCTTCTCAAGAAGAAGCTGGGTAAGAAGGAACAGAATATCGGTATTATGTTGCCGCCTAGCCCTGCGGGTGTCATCGTGAACCTAGCCCTCTGGGTCATGGGTAAGACCAACGTCAACCTGAACTACACTTCCTCTGTAGACAACGTAAAGTTCTGCTGTGACAAGGCGGACGTACAGACCGTGATTACCAGCCGTCAGTTCGTAGAAAAACTGAAGGGCCGCGGTAACGATTATTCCCAGGTGGCTTCCGACAAGGTTCGTTTGTTCTATGCGGAAGACCTGATGAAGGAAATTCCCAAGGCAAAGATTGCCTTCTTCCTGGTCCTGTGCATCATTATGCCGTCCTGGCTCATTCGTATGGTGTTCTGCAAGCGCACCTCCATGAATAGCAATGCGGTAATCGTGTTCAGTTCTGGTTCCGAAGGTACTCCTAAGGGGGTTGAACTGACCCAGCGTAACCTGATGGGCAATATCCAGCAGTTGGCATGTATCTTGAACGTGAGCCGCGGTGACGTGATGCTTTCTGAATTGCCGCTGTTCCATAGCTTTGGCCTGACGGTGACCACCTTGCTGAACTTGACCGAAGGTTGCCCCATTGTGGCGGTTGCTGACCCCACGGACGTGAAGACCATGGCCCGCGTCTGCTGCGAATTCCATGTGTCCCTCATGGTGGCAACGCCTACCTTCCTGAGAGCATTTACGGTTAGCCGCTATGTCCATCCCTTGGTCTTTAAGTCTGTTCGTCTGATTATTGCCGGCGCAGAAGCCATGCGTCCGGAACTGTCTACAGCATTCCGCCTGAAGTTCGGTAAGGAAGTGCTGGAAGGTTACGGCTGTACGGAAACCGCTCCGGTGGCCTCTACCAATACGGAAAACACCTTGATGAATGACTATACCACCTTGCAGGTCAATAACAAGCCTGGTACGGTGGGACCCGCACTTCCGGGCACTCAGTTCCTCATTGTGGATCCGGACACCAATGAACCGCTGCCTACGGGTGAAGCGGGCATGATCTTGATTGGTGGCTGCCAGGTGATGAAGGGCTACCTGAAGGATCCGGATCGTACTAATAGCGCCATCATCGTTAAGGATGGTACTCGCTACTATCGTACCGGCGACAAGGGCTTCCTGGATGAAGACGGCTTCCTGACTATTGTGGACCGCTACAGCCGATTTGCAAAGCTGGGTGGCGAAATGGTGAGCTTGGGTGCTGTGGAAAAGAAGATTCAGGACACCAAGGTTCTGGAAGGTTATGATTACTTGATCACCACCGTTCCCGATGCCGCCAAGGGTGAAAAGATCGTTCTACTCTATCAGGGTGATAAGGAGCCGAAACAGCTTCTCTCTGAATTGCGTTCCGGCGACTTCCCGCCCATTATGTTGCCCTCTGCTGCATTCCCGGTGGAAAAGGTTCCCAAGCTGGGTACCGGCAAGGCGGACTTTACTACCGCCAAGAAGGTGGCTCGCGAATTGATGGGGATTAAGTAA